One genomic segment of Chiloscyllium punctatum isolate Juve2018m chromosome 32, sChiPun1.3, whole genome shotgun sequence includes these proteins:
- the fezf1 gene encoding fez family zinc finger protein 1 — protein MPAHRQNTNKNFHCQVQAASYRLSQLLCGRKRCSRLWAQRVCGARWEWFVRVTRAARDLESPCFRPRKDQKGRLPKDTHTHPTKRARPYQTDMDNSYPQRYRADKILGATSTERESVQAGDGMLSTSKPLAFSIERIMARTPEPKRLPSPTALQGSLCKGEPKHVFHLNSSVPCMIPLVPLAYDPRSKVGPGASDPRKSHPESPYECGRAAGGRLSPPLEQYRVIRPRVVHQSSFQAMGALCYLNCGESPCPSPATIFNMHPMASYLLGSPLGLPQKAVLGDRNKLVLQPPPLPPPPVGAERYPAAAFKELSPAQLQHYVKESAQFLSEKLHLKHSSKLSNSSQNSKPKVFTCEVCGKVFNAHYNLTRHMPVHTGARPFVCKVCGKGFRQASTLCRHKIIHTQEKPHKCNQCGKAFNRSSTLNTHTRIHAGYKPFVCEFCGKGFHQKGNYKNHKLTHSGEKQFKCSICNKAFHQIYNLTFHMHTHNDKKPFTCSACGKGFCRNFDLKKHVRKLHDNCPGPRPSAADMSGEEQTRK, from the exons ATGCCAGCCCACcgccaaaacacaaataaaaactTTCATTGCCAAGTGCAGGCGGCGAGTTATCGACTTTCTCAGCTCCTCTGCGGGAGGAAGCGGTGCAGCCGGCTCTGGGCTCAGCGTGTTTGCGGTGCTCGGTGGGAATGGTTTGTGCGTGTCACCCGCGCTGCCAGAGACTTGGAGTCTCCCTGCTTCCGTCCAAGAAAGGACCAAAAGGGGCGTCTAcctaaagacacacacacacaccccacaaaaAGAGCAAGACCATACCAAACAGATATGGACAACTCTTATCCTCAGCGCTACCGTGCAGATAAGATCCTGGGAGCCACTTCCACAGAAAGGGAGAGTGTACAAGCTGGAGACGGGATGCTCAGCACTTCCAAACCCTTGGCTTTCTCGATCGAGCGAATTATGGCCCGGACTCCGGAACCAAAGCGGCTTCCTTCGCCAACCGCACTGCAGGGCTCACTGTGCAAGGGCGAGCCCAAGCATGTGTTCCACCTGAACTCCTCGGTGCCCTGCATGATCCCCCTAGTGCCCTTGGCTTACGACCCTCGCTCCAAAGTTGGCCCCGGCGCCTCGGACCCCCGCAAGAGCCACCCGGAGAGTCCCTACGAGTGCGGCCGAGCGGCCGGCGGCAGGCTCTCGCCTCCGCTGGAGCAGTACAGGGTCATCCGGCCCCGGGTGGTGCACCAGTCTTCCTTCCAAGCCATGGGGGCCCTGTGCTACCTGAACTGCGGCGAGAGCCCGTGCCCCTCGCCGGCCACCATCTTCAACATGCACCCGATGGCCTCTTACCTGCTGGGCTCCCCGCTGGGGCTGCCCCAGAAAGCGGTGCTCGGTGACCGGAACAAGCTGGTGTTGCAGCCGCCGCCTCTGCCTCCGCCGCCGGTTGGAGCGGAGAGGTACCCCGCCGCGGCGTTCAAGGAGCTCTCACCcgctcagctgcagcattatgTCAAGGAGAGCGCCCAGTTCCTCTCGGAGAAACTCCACCTGAAGCATTCCTCCAAACTCAGCAACTCCTCGCAGAACAGCAAGCCCAAAGTGTTCACCTGTGAAGTCTGCGGCAAG GTCTTTAATGCACATTATAATTTAACCCGTCACATGCCGGTGCACACTGGAGCTCGTCCATTCGTTTGCAAAGTGTGCGGCAAGGGATTCCGTCAGGCCAGCACGCTGTGCCGACACAAGATCATTCACACCCAG GAGAAACCGCACAAATGCAACCAATGTGGAAAAGCGTTTAACAGGAGCTCCACACTCAACACTCACACCCGAATCCACGCGGGCTACAAACCCTTTGTCTGCGAGTTCTGTGGGAAAGGTTTTCACCAAAAAG GTAACTACAAGAACCACAAACTGACGCACAGCGGAGAGAAGCAGTTTAAATGCAGTATCTGCAACAAAGCTTTCCACCAAATCTACAACCTCACCttccacatgcacactcacaacGACAAGAAACCCTTCACCTGCTCTGCCTGCGGCAAAGGCTTCTGCCGGAACTTTGACCTTAAAAAGCACGTCAGGAAATTACATGATAACTGCCCGGGACCCCGTCCCTCCGCAGCGGACATGTCGGGAGAGGAGCAGACACGGAAATAA